The following proteins are encoded in a genomic region of Tigriopus californicus strain San Diego chromosome 6, Tcal_SD_v2.1, whole genome shotgun sequence:
- the LOC131882291 gene encoding zinc transporter ZIP1-like, with product MDSLLTAKIISMALLGVVSFLLSVLAIGLFRYLSQESKIQRSIISNLLCFGGGVLIAISVIHMLPEVRETFTGSGVDLDEKPVAEILTCVGFFLVYLIEELAFACSGTHHHTPELPTTRSHGDQENHGTHSITCQSNHNDLVEISPGNEEDSLKRKHGSISSAKSYDTFPQEHPQKESIFTGAKFRALRDFMTMLALTLHAVFEGLAIGIEEETTDVWKLFAGVALHKFVIAFCFGLELMANRTNMKLMLLYLITFAIFSPLGVGIGIGINEAQSETASYAFTVGTLQALSAGTILYVVVFEILQRERQKDVNGFLQLTALVIGFLAMMLVELFVGHHHHHDDERLRLLSV from the exons ATGGACTCTCTTTTGACGgccaaaatcatttcaatggcCCTTTTGGGCGTGGTTTCCTTCCTATTGAGTGTACTGGCCATCGGTCTGTTTAGGTATCTCTCCCAGGAGAGTAAAATCCAAAGGTCCATCATCTCTAATTTACTCTGTTTTGGCGGAGGTGTCCTCATTGCAATCAGTGTCATTCATATGCTGCCAGAG GTACGTGAAACCTTCACCGGATCCGGCGTCGACCTAGATGAGAAACCTGTGGCCGAGATTTTAACTTGCGTTGGGTTCTTCTTGGTATATCTAATTGAAGAGCTGGCCTTTGCTTGCTCGGGTACTCATCACCATACTCCGGAACTCCCCACTACTCGTTCTCATGGGGATCAAGAAAATCA CGGCACTCATTCCATAACCTGCCAATCCAATCATAATGACTTGGTCGAGATTAGTCCTGGGAATGAAGAAGattctttgaaaagaaaacatg GGTCGATCTCAAGTGCAAAGAGTTACGATACGTTTCCCCAAGAACATCCTCAGAAAGAAAGTATTTTCACGGGGGCTAAATTTCGAGCCCTGAGGGACTTCATGACAATGTTGGCTCTAACTCTGCATGCAGTCTTTGAAGGCTTGGCCATTGGGATCGAAGAGGAAACCACGGACGTCTGGAAATTGTTTGCAG GCGTTGCTTTACATAAGTTTgtgattgcattttgttttggcttgGAGCTCATGGCCAATCGGACAAATATGAAGCTCATGTTATTGTATCTCATAACATTCGCCATCTTCAGTCCATTGGGCGTTGGTATTGGTATTGGTATCAATGAAGCTCAATCTGAAACCGCCTCCTATGCCTTCACCGTGGGCACACTTCAAG CCCTCTCGGCCGGCACCATTTTATATGTGGTGGTGTTCGAGATTCTCCAACGAGAGAGACAAAAGGATGTCAATGGGTTCTTGCAGTTGACAGCATTAGTCATTGGATTTCTTGCCATGATGTTGGTCGAGCTCTTTG TTggccaccatcaccatcacgaTGACGAGCGTTTGCGACTTTTATCCGTCTAG